Proteins encoded within one genomic window of Spirulina major PCC 6313:
- a CDS encoding YajQ family cyclic di-GMP-binding protein, whose translation MASTFSFDVVSDFDRQEMVNTVDQVLRELKNRYDLKNTNSTVELGDTSITITTNSEMTLDTIQDILRQKAAKRNLSQKIFDYGTAEAAKGSRIRQEITLKKGIEKELAKTITKMIRDSFKKVQASIQGDSVRISAKSKDDLQAVMQFLKEEDFPVALQFNNYR comes from the coding sequence ATGGCTTCTACCTTTTCCTTTGATGTCGTCAGTGATTTTGACCGTCAAGAGATGGTAAACACAGTGGATCAAGTGCTGCGAGAATTGAAAAACCGCTACGACTTAAAAAACACCAACAGCACCGTTGAACTCGGCGACACCAGCATCACCATTACCACCAATAGCGAAATGACCTTGGACACGATCCAAGACATCTTGCGCCAAAAAGCCGCCAAGCGCAATCTCTCCCAAAAAATCTTTGACTACGGCACGGCTGAAGCTGCCAAAGGTAGCCGCATTCGCCAAGAAATCACCCTGAAAAAAGGCATCGAAAAAGAGCTTGCCAAGACAATCACCAAAATGATCCGGGATTCCTTTAAAAAAGTGCAAGCCTCAATTCAAGGGGATTCGGTACGGATTTCCGCCAAATCTAAAGATGATCTCCAAGCTGTGATGCAGTTCCTCAAAGAAGAAGACTTCCCCGTGGCACTCCAATTCAATAACTATCGCTAA
- a CDS encoding MAPEG family protein: MAIPVATLLLYSIVGTVILVYLPFGVVAYGRLKGGADLSAPRAMLDRLPDYAKRATWAHQNSFEALIVYGAAAFMAYVTGVEAAGAGYAAIAFLIARFFYILFYILDVPLARSLMFGIGMICSITLYSLSLDTLRSFG, translated from the coding sequence ATGGCGATTCCTGTGGCGACTTTGTTGTTGTATTCCATTGTGGGAACTGTAATTTTGGTGTATCTGCCCTTTGGAGTCGTAGCCTACGGGCGACTGAAAGGGGGAGCGGATTTGAGTGCGCCCCGTGCGATGCTTGATCGCTTACCGGACTATGCCAAGCGAGCCACCTGGGCCCATCAAAATTCTTTTGAAGCGTTGATTGTCTATGGGGCGGCGGCGTTTATGGCTTATGTAACGGGGGTTGAAGCGGCCGGGGCCGGTTATGCGGCGATCGCCTTTCTCATTGCTCGGTTTTTCTATATCCTGTTTTATATTCTGGATGTGCCGTTGGCGCGATCGCTGATGTTCGGCATCGGCATGATCTGTAGCATTACGCTCTACAGCTTGAGTCTGGATACATTACGTTCGTTTGGTTGA
- a CDS encoding DNA recombination-mediator protein A produces MSQPIEVQEIDTLAQELATIQQTSSKRIALLGSRHVPITHQNLIEVMSYALVLGGNRLMTSGATGTNLAAIRGAMRADPNLLTVILPQSLSRQPRESRDALESVVHLVEHSDNDQLSLAEASSLCNREIISRCQQLICFAFHDSHTLLQTCTEAEEQRKVVTLFYFD; encoded by the coding sequence TTGAGTCAGCCGATCGAAGTTCAAGAAATTGATACCCTCGCGCAAGAACTGGCCACGATTCAGCAAACCAGTTCTAAGCGAATTGCCCTCTTAGGGTCGCGTCATGTTCCGATCACGCATCAGAATCTCATTGAAGTCATGAGCTACGCTCTGGTCTTAGGCGGCAACCGCTTAATGACATCCGGAGCGACGGGCACTAACCTCGCGGCGATTCGAGGAGCGATGCGGGCTGATCCCAATCTTTTAACCGTGATTCTTCCCCAAAGTCTGTCGCGCCAACCGCGAGAGTCCCGTGATGCCCTCGAAAGCGTCGTGCATCTGGTGGAGCATTCCGACAATGATCAATTGTCCCTCGCCGAAGCCAGTTCCCTCTGTAACCGTGAGATTATTTCACGCTGTCAACAATTGATCTGCTTCGCTTTCCACGACAGTCACACCCTCTTGCAAACCTGCACAGAAGCGGAAGAACAGCGCAAGGTCGTTACGTTATTTTATTTCGATTAG
- a CDS encoding MoaD/ThiS family protein yields MIEVKIKLFAAYQEAYQQSEIRRTVPSNTPVLTILEQVIQEHPELEPWRSLTRFGVNYQFVPPETRLRDGDEVVLIPPVSGG; encoded by the coding sequence ATGATTGAGGTCAAGATTAAACTGTTTGCCGCTTATCAGGAAGCCTATCAACAGTCAGAAATTCGCCGCACGGTTCCCAGCAATACACCTGTACTAACTATTCTGGAGCAGGTGATTCAGGAGCATCCTGAGCTTGAGCCGTGGCGATCGCTGACTCGCTTCGGAGTGAATTATCAATTTGTCCCCCCCGAAACACGGCTGCGCGATGGCGATGAGGTGGTCTTAATCCCCCCCGTCAGCGGTGGGTGA
- a CDS encoding leucine-rich repeat domain-containing protein: MLKSPRHLALIAGICVSLLRAVPAFAQVDTREFETFADWCNQQELLTPAAQHTVEILLEEAGTDDCNEAQSALSNLQQLWLDDNEIEDISPLAALSNFQQLGLYGNEIKDISPLAALSNLQWLVLTSNEIEDISPLAALNNLQTLWLYDNEIEDISPLAALSNLQWLGLSDNAIEDINLLASLTNLQQLGLSGNEIEDISPLAALNNLQTLWLSDNEIEDISPLAALNNLQTLGLSGNEIEDISPLAALNNLQRLGLHGNPLQEQICPLQPASICSFEQPEWLAY, translated from the coding sequence ATGTTGAAATCCCCCCGACACTTAGCTCTGATTGCTGGTATTTGTGTCTCACTATTAAGAGCAGTTCCTGCATTTGCCCAGGTCGATACCCGTGAATTTGAGACCTTTGCGGACTGGTGTAATCAACAGGAGCTGTTAACCCCAGCAGCACAGCACACCGTTGAAATTTTGCTGGAAGAAGCAGGGACAGACGATTGTAATGAAGCACAGTCTGCTCTGTCCAATCTTCAACAGCTTTGGCTGGATGACAACGAGATTGAGGACATTAGTCCCCTGGCTGCTCTGTCCAATTTTCAACAGCTTGGGCTGTATGGCAACGAGATCAAGGACATTAGTCCCCTGGCTGCTCTGTCCAATCTTCAATGGCTTGTGCTGACTAGCAACGAGATTGAGGATATTAGTCCTCTGGCTGCTCTTAACAATCTTCAAACGCTTTGGCTGTATGACAACGAGATTGAGGACATTAGTCCCCTAGCTGCTTTGTCCAATCTTCAATGGCTTGGGCTGAGTGACAATGCAATTGAGGATATTAATCTCCTTGCGTCTTTAACCAATCTTCAACAGCTTGGGCTGAGTGGCAACGAGATTGAGGATATTAGTCCTCTGGCTGCCCTTAACAATCTTCAAACGCTTTGGCTGAGTGACAACGAGATTGAGGATATTAGTCCTCTGGCTGCTCTTAACAATCTTCAAACGCTTGGGCTGAGTGGCAACGAGATTGAGGATATTAGTCCTCTGGCTGCTCTTAACAATCTTCAACGGCTTGGGTTGCATGGCAATCCCCTACAGGAACAGATTTGCCCGCTTCAGCCTGCATCAATTTGTAGTTTTGAGCAACCAGAGTGGCTCGCTTATTAG